One Pecten maximus chromosome 16, xPecMax1.1, whole genome shotgun sequence DNA window includes the following coding sequences:
- the LOC117345231 gene encoding neuropeptide receptor 18-like yields the protein MMEYERYITIVFLSAFALVGTVGNILVLYGFTRCRQKFTSSLFILTLAGIDLISCVITIPSTIAMEVLNFNVTYDIVCKIYHFLVSTTIPLSAFVMVAIAVDRYFCICKPFAKVMTHYRVWIIVASLCITSICLGMLSCLNYGVYKNPDNVYNTLIDRNLSNTGMNQAMEAQLLKLLRELSTHDKNDLLTEPVNTFKCQESAMLLGEEFFSIFQKIYSSFYGLSCILVIIIYSVIYRFILKRRQRRLRMESFPCCTFRVPHTGDNENTEVMYLSQEASTVVEERDKNHNAETQRQLVRSESSERNRDKFSLGHEKQERIRRNNIKTAIMLSLVAFVFIVAFLPAWLMKLRLVNMNIVVFNMYFIYNVINPFIYAFMNPDFQMQLKEVFLNLCR from the coding sequence ATGATGGAATACGAACGCTACATCACCATCGTATTCCTGTCGGCCTTCGCCCTGGTGGGAACTGTGGGTAATATTCTAGTTCTGTACGGCTTCACCAGGTGTCGCCAGAAGTTTACGTCTTCCCTGTTCATCCTCACCCTAGCCGGAATTGACCTGATATCCTGCGTTATAACCATACCTTCAACCATTGCGATGGAAGTTCTAAATTTCAATGTCACGTATGATATCGTCTGTAAGATCTATCACTTCCTCGTTTCAACAACGATTCCGTTATCGGCCTTTGTCATGGTTGCGATCGCTGTAGACAGGTACTTCTGTATCTGTAAACCGTTCGCTAAGGTGATGACGCATTACCGTGTGTGGATCATTGTGGCCAGCCTGTGTATAACGTCCATATGTCTAGGCATGTTGTCATGTCTTAACTATGGTGTCTACAAAAACCCAGACAATGTGTACAACACCTTGATAGACCGGAACCTGTCTAACACCGGAATGAATCAGGCTATGGAGGCCCAGCTTCTGAAACTCCTTCGTGAACTTAGCACACATGACAAAAACGATTTGCTCACTGAGCCCGTCAACACGTTTAAATGTCAGGAATCCGCCATGTTACTCGGAGAGGAATTCTTTTCTATTTTCCAGAAGATTTACTCGTCCTTCTATGGCCTATCGTGTATTCTTGTGATAATTATCTACTCGGTCATCTACAGATTCATACTGAAGCGGCGACAACGGCGCCTGCGCATGGAGTCATTTCCGTGTTGCACCTTCCGGGTTCCACACACTGGTGACAATGAAAACACAGAGGTGATGTACCTCAGTCAGGAAGCATCCACGGTGGTGGAGGAACGTGATAAAAACCATAATGCCGAAACACAACGGCAACTTGTCCGTAGTGAGAGTAGCGAACGAAACAGGGACAAGTTTAGTCTCGGTCATGAAAAACAAGAACGCATCCGGAGGAATAATATAAAGACGGCCATTATGCTTTCTCTTGtggcttttgtttttattgtggCCTTTTTGCCGGCCTGGCTGATGAAGCTAAGGCTTGTGAATATGAATATTGTCGTATTCAACATGTACTTCATCTACAATGTCATTAACCCTTTCATCTACGCGTTTATGAATCCAGACTTTCAGATGCAGTTAAAAGAGGTTTTCCTTAACCTGTGTCGGTGA